In Atribacterota bacterium, one genomic interval encodes:
- a CDS encoding FumA C-terminus/TtdB family hydratase beta subunit, which produces MSVLKGRDFVLKTPLSVEEVMMLRIGDMVSLSGELYVARDATHRRIVEVWERGGEIPVQLAGSVLYYAGPTPAPPYEVVGSIGPTTSSRMDRYLETFLSRGVRATIGKGPRSEIAKKLCEKLKAVYFVACGGAGAYLASFVIQKEICAYEDLGAQALLRIAVQDFPLIVAYDVYGGDLFEEGKLRFQKTQEGD; this is translated from the coding sequence GTGAGTGTCTTGAAAGGGCGAGATTTTGTGCTAAAGACACCGTTATCGGTTGAGGAAGTAATGATGCTTCGTATCGGAGACATGGTTTCGCTGAGCGGTGAGCTCTATGTGGCTCGGGATGCAACCCACCGCCGAATAGTGGAAGTTTGGGAGAGAGGTGGGGAAATACCGGTTCAGCTTGCAGGAAGTGTGCTGTACTATGCGGGGCCAACACCTGCGCCTCCGTATGAAGTAGTAGGGTCCATCGGTCCGACCACCAGTTCCCGGATGGACCGATATCTGGAGACGTTTCTTTCTCGGGGAGTTCGGGCCACTATCGGGAAGGGGCCCAGAAGTGAAATCGCGAAGAAACTGTGTGAAAAATTGAAAGCGGTTTATTTTGTCGCTTGTGGGGGTGCAGGGGCATATCTTGCCAGCTTTGTGATTCAGAAGGAAATCTGTGCGTACGAGGATTTGGGGGCCCAGGCATTGCTCCGAATCGCGGTTCAGGATTTTCCGCTCATTGTAGCCTATGATGTGTATGGAGGAGACCTGTTTGAGGAGGGAAAACTCCGTTTTCAAAAAACACAGGAGGGAGACTGA
- a CDS encoding NADP-dependent malic enzyme, translated as MERRNEEELHKPFIESLRLHAFYQGKIEINLKCPVRNYDDFALWYTPGVAEVSRRIFEEKSFSFQYTNRWNSVAVVSDGSRVLGLGNIGPEAALPVMEGKALLFRYLGGVDAFPLCVRVKRPHDLVDFVTMIEPSFGGVNLEDIAQPFCFELLEELKKKLTIPVWHDDQQGTALVVLAGLLGALDVVGKKKEEVGIALIGAGASNVRIAHLLMKAGVRGENMVLCDRKGVLSRERKDLEEENPWKWELCWLTNGGNIQGGTKEAIEGRDVLIALSAPGPGVILPEWVRRMNRDAIVFACANPTPEIWPWEAKAAGARVVATGRSDFPNQINNSLGFPGLFRGVLSARARAITDEMCVEAALALYRYARSKGLSEEYIIPSMEEWEVYVEEAKAVALKAQEQGLAQRVVSENELENEVRMIIGRARALVREAMEKGYIPLPMEET; from the coding sequence ATGGAGAGAAGAAACGAAGAAGAACTTCATAAACCTTTTATAGAGTCTTTGAGGCTTCATGCTTTTTACCAGGGAAAGATTGAAATCAATCTCAAGTGTCCGGTGCGGAATTACGATGATTTTGCTCTCTGGTACACTCCGGGAGTTGCCGAGGTCTCGCGACGCATCTTTGAAGAAAAGTCATTTTCGTTTCAGTACACCAATCGGTGGAATTCGGTTGCCGTCGTGTCCGATGGTTCTCGGGTTCTGGGTCTGGGGAATATTGGCCCAGAGGCGGCGTTGCCGGTTATGGAGGGGAAAGCACTCCTATTTCGGTATCTGGGGGGGGTGGATGCTTTTCCCCTTTGTGTTCGGGTGAAAAGACCTCATGACCTTGTCGATTTTGTGACTATGATTGAACCGAGTTTTGGAGGGGTTAACCTGGAAGATATTGCTCAGCCTTTTTGTTTTGAACTTCTGGAGGAACTGAAGAAGAAACTGACGATACCAGTATGGCATGATGACCAGCAGGGAACGGCTTTGGTGGTTCTTGCTGGTCTTTTGGGGGCTCTGGATGTGGTGGGAAAGAAAAAAGAGGAAGTGGGGATTGCTCTCATTGGGGCTGGAGCATCCAATGTCCGTATTGCGCATCTTCTGATGAAAGCAGGGGTAAGAGGGGAAAACATGGTGCTCTGTGACCGGAAAGGAGTCCTCTCGCGGGAGAGGAAAGATTTGGAAGAAGAGAATCCCTGGAAGTGGGAACTTTGCTGGTTAACCAACGGAGGTAATATTCAGGGTGGCACAAAAGAAGCGATTGAAGGGAGAGATGTCTTGATTGCCCTTTCTGCACCTGGTCCGGGAGTCATTCTTCCAGAGTGGGTTCGGCGCATGAATCGTGATGCCATCGTTTTTGCCTGTGCGAATCCCACTCCTGAAATCTGGCCCTGGGAGGCAAAGGCAGCGGGAGCCAGAGTTGTCGCTACAGGTCGTTCTGATTTTCCCAATCAAATTAACAATTCTCTGGGTTTTCCTGGCCTTTTCCGTGGTGTTTTAAGTGCCCGAGCCCGAGCGATTACCGATGAGATGTGTGTGGAAGCTGCTTTGGCGCTTTATCGTTATGCGCGATCCAAGGGATTGAGTGAGGAGTACATTATTCCCAGCATGGAGGAGTGGGAAGTGTATGTAGAAGAGGCAAAAGCTGTGGCGTTGAAGGCCCAGGAGCAGGGACTCGCTCAGAGAGTGGTGAGCGAAAATGAACTCGAGAATGAGGTCAGGATGATCATTGGACGGGCAAGAGCACTGGTTCGGGAAGCCATGGAAAAGGGATATATTCCTCTCCCGATGGAGGAGACGTGA
- a CDS encoding SpoIVB peptidase S55 domain-containing protein, translating into MCLTFVPSGWARLSYFPFQDVQKGMEAVGKTVFHGTKVEEFKVEVIDVVRSKDIRDSYFVVRVEDQRVKSLGGISAGMSGSPVYIKGKIAGALAYNWETQDNLVGVVTPIEAMLSIWKEEETLAPLDGLESSVVFLRGFRGRAGELLAKTLRDEFALRTIFTLPSFIFGGREKEKSEAPLQPGSAIGIQLLTGDAEIMSIGTLTFRDGERILALGHPFLHRGKASYFLSSVYVNFSLKGEDFPFKVGTSLETVGMIDQDRGVGVSGRIGTLPEGSEVTIVVRGGSKRGEYHYLSVRDSSILLEVIPKVILDSIDRTIDSQVPGSGNVVLKMGKGDFTLREEFFVLSDSDIGNAIADSMGKVLEVVLANPYQDVTPEKMELTIEIFPDLQKGWLLSAEFPRIVKREEPAEGRINFFLYRQGERAIAFPLTIPADFSAGEAEVLVQGRGIGEETPPPSGTLPPTLSEYLRNWFEEFRRNGIKVEVIAKMGSSENRQVYFSQNIYLPVILEGNFSAKVWIN; encoded by the coding sequence ATTTGTCTTACTTTTGTCCCGTCAGGATGGGCTCGCCTTTCGTATTTCCCCTTTCAGGACGTGCAGAAGGGCATGGAGGCTGTGGGAAAAACTGTGTTTCATGGAACCAAAGTGGAAGAGTTCAAGGTTGAAGTTATCGATGTGGTGCGAAGCAAGGATATTCGCGACAGTTACTTTGTCGTACGGGTTGAGGATCAGCGTGTAAAAAGCCTAGGTGGAATTTCTGCCGGGATGAGCGGCAGCCCCGTATATATCAAGGGAAAAATTGCTGGAGCCCTGGCCTATAACTGGGAGACGCAGGACAATCTGGTCGGAGTGGTAACGCCAATCGAGGCCATGCTCTCCATTTGGAAGGAAGAGGAGACCCTTGCCCCTCTTGACGGTTTAGAAAGCTCGGTTGTTTTTCTGCGGGGTTTTCGGGGAAGAGCTGGGGAATTGCTTGCAAAAACTCTGCGGGATGAATTTGCGCTCCGGACAATTTTTACCCTTCCCAGTTTTATTTTTGGAGGGAGAGAAAAAGAAAAAAGTGAAGCTCCGCTTCAACCTGGGAGTGCCATAGGAATCCAGCTTTTGACTGGTGATGCGGAAATCATGAGCATCGGGACACTCACCTTTCGGGACGGAGAACGCATTTTGGCTCTGGGGCATCCATTTTTGCATCGAGGAAAGGCAAGTTATTTTCTTTCTTCTGTTTATGTGAATTTTAGCTTGAAAGGTGAAGATTTTCCCTTTAAGGTTGGGACCTCCCTTGAAACCGTTGGGATGATTGACCAGGATCGGGGGGTAGGGGTTTCGGGGAGAATTGGTACGCTTCCGGAAGGCAGCGAGGTAACCATCGTGGTGAGGGGAGGAAGCAAAAGGGGAGAGTACCATTATCTATCTGTGAGGGATAGCTCAATCCTTTTGGAGGTCATTCCTAAAGTGATTCTCGATAGCATAGACCGGACCATTGATAGTCAAGTTCCGGGCAGTGGAAATGTGGTATTGAAGATGGGGAAAGGCGATTTCACCCTTCGGGAGGAATTCTTTGTGCTCAGTGATTCGGATATCGGTAACGCCATTGCCGATTCCATGGGGAAGGTTCTGGAGGTGGTTTTGGCAAATCCCTATCAGGATGTAACGCCGGAGAAAATGGAACTGACCATAGAAATTTTTCCAGACCTCCAAAAAGGATGGTTGCTCTCGGCGGAATTTCCTCGAATTGTGAAGCGAGAGGAACCCGCAGAAGGGAGAATTAACTTTTTCCTGTATCGCCAGGGGGAACGAGCCATTGCCTTTCCCTTGACCATACCGGCTGATTTTTCTGCTGGAGAAGCAGAGGTGCTTGTGCAAGGTCGGGGAATTGGTGAAGAGACACCTCCGCCTTCTGGTACGCTTCCTCCAACCCTATCTGAATACCTCCGTAACTGGTTTGAGGAGTTCAGACGTAACGGGATCAAAGTTGAGGTGATAGCGAAAATGGGTTCCTCAGAAAACCGTCAGGTTTATTTTTCTCAGAACATCTATCTCCCGGTGATTCTGGAAGGAAATTTTTCCGCGAAGGTGTGGATTAATTGA
- a CDS encoding TIGR04013 family B12-binding domain/radical SAM domain-containing protein produces the protein MNREKPTVLVFYSRKNRFSFNALIASLCATDLKRKVNLVWAINQEELYHRVAALPQPVLLLFSSTSPEKEEKRKILHTVKNIRPETILCGGGPHLSACPEAFLPLATITVQGEGEVAIQEIVSRFITGQLSLEYQTVFTGPVDLDRFPPFPHELGVFGPIEITRGCPFACAFCQTSFLFGPTVRHRNLSHVLEYVKIMKRKNLLDLRFITPNALAYGSPDGRTVCPNALAQLLGELRKIVGKKGRIFFGSFPSEIRPDFASWELLKLLKEHVDNDNLIIGAQSGSNALLRRMHRQHQQEDILRATELALRAGFKVNVDFIFGCPEENEEEERENLATVCTLAEMGAIIHAHTFMPLPGTPWGEKAGTPLSPQTKKVLGRLAQQGKLFGQWYTQERHAQILRKNQCEEKRK, from the coding sequence ATGAACAGAGAAAAACCAACCGTTCTCGTATTTTACAGTCGAAAAAATAGGTTCAGTTTCAATGCCCTAATTGCCTCACTGTGCGCAACAGATCTGAAAAGAAAGGTAAATCTGGTGTGGGCAATAAATCAAGAAGAGCTCTATCATCGTGTTGCTGCTTTACCCCAGCCGGTTCTCCTCCTTTTTTCTAGCACCAGTCCAGAAAAGGAAGAAAAGAGAAAAATCCTCCACACTGTCAAAAATATACGACCTGAAACCATTCTCTGTGGCGGTGGCCCCCACCTGAGCGCTTGCCCAGAAGCGTTTCTTCCTCTTGCCACCATCACTGTGCAAGGAGAAGGAGAAGTCGCTATTCAGGAAATCGTTTCTCGCTTCATCACAGGACAATTATCCCTTGAGTACCAAACGGTCTTTACCGGTCCTGTTGACCTCGACCGTTTCCCTCCGTTTCCTCATGAACTTGGTGTTTTTGGCCCCATCGAAATCACCCGAGGTTGCCCCTTTGCCTGTGCCTTCTGTCAAACTTCATTCCTTTTCGGCCCCACCGTAAGACACCGCAACCTCTCCCACGTTCTCGAGTACGTGAAAATTATGAAACGGAAAAACCTCCTTGACCTGCGCTTTATTACTCCCAACGCCCTGGCTTACGGGTCGCCCGACGGGAGAACTGTTTGCCCCAATGCTCTGGCTCAGCTCCTCGGGGAATTGAGAAAGATAGTCGGGAAAAAAGGGCGCATTTTCTTCGGGTCATTTCCCTCAGAAATACGACCTGATTTTGCCTCCTGGGAACTCTTGAAACTCCTCAAAGAGCATGTGGATAACGACAATCTGATCATCGGAGCCCAATCCGGAAGTAATGCACTCCTGCGACGTATGCATCGACAACACCAGCAAGAAGACATCCTCAGAGCCACTGAACTCGCACTCCGGGCTGGTTTTAAAGTCAACGTCGATTTCATCTTCGGATGCCCGGAAGAAAACGAAGAAGAAGAACGTGAGAATTTGGCTACAGTGTGCACGCTTGCAGAAATGGGGGCCATCATTCACGCACACACGTTTATGCCCTTACCCGGAACACCTTGGGGAGAAAAAGCTGGAACGCCCCTTTCACCACAAACGAAGAAAGTTCTGGGACGACTCGCGCAACAAGGAAAACTCTTCGGACAGTGGTACACCCAGGAACGTCACGCACAGATTTTGCGAAAAAATCAGTGCGAAGAAAAGCGAAAATAG
- a CDS encoding fumarate hydratase, with protein MKVVQAREIVQAVEKSLWELNVFGSQGLREKMFWAWQKEESESGKEMLSQVLENYAVAEEKKLPLCQDTGMVMAEVIMGEEVRVEGGSIREALDEGIRRAYERGYFRKSIISDPFFGKNTQDNTPGVYFFDVVKGERFQIELLVKGGGCDNITTLTVLEPGSLVEEVEEVVLRTLNEKAAQACPPLIVGVGVGGSALYALFLAHRALSRPLGSVHPDPRYRVLEEKWLQDVNQLGIGPQGVGGKVTCLEVRIETYPCHIASFPVGIACSCHVFRRKTLWW; from the coding sequence ATGAAAGTTGTACAAGCGCGAGAAATCGTCCAGGCTGTGGAGAAATCGCTGTGGGAGTTGAATGTTTTTGGTAGCCAGGGTTTGCGAGAGAAGATGTTCTGGGCTTGGCAGAAAGAGGAAAGTGAAAGCGGAAAAGAAATGCTCTCGCAGGTTCTGGAAAACTATGCTGTTGCGGAGGAAAAAAAGCTTCCGCTCTGTCAGGATACAGGGATGGTTATGGCAGAGGTTATCATGGGAGAGGAGGTCAGAGTGGAAGGAGGGAGTATTCGGGAAGCCCTTGATGAGGGAATCCGCCGAGCTTATGAGCGAGGGTACTTTCGGAAATCCATCATTTCTGACCCCTTTTTTGGAAAAAATACCCAGGATAATACCCCTGGAGTCTATTTTTTTGATGTGGTCAAAGGAGAACGGTTCCAGATCGAATTGTTGGTCAAGGGTGGTGGGTGTGATAATATCACTACCTTGACTGTCCTGGAGCCAGGAAGTCTTGTTGAAGAGGTCGAGGAGGTGGTTTTGCGAACATTGAATGAAAAAGCGGCCCAGGCCTGTCCACCCCTTATCGTGGGTGTTGGTGTTGGCGGTAGCGCGCTCTATGCTCTGTTTCTTGCTCATCGTGCCTTGAGTCGTCCACTGGGAAGTGTGCATCCTGACCCGCGCTATCGGGTTCTGGAAGAGAAATGGCTTCAGGATGTGAATCAACTGGGGATTGGTCCCCAGGGGGTGGGAGGGAAGGTCACGTGTCTTGAAGTACGTATTGAAACCTATCCCTGTCATATTGCCAGTTTCCCGGTGGGAATCGCCTGTAGCTGTCACGTTTTTCGAAGGAAAACCTTATGGTGGTGA
- a CDS encoding ATP-dependent Clp protease proteolytic subunit has translation MFWNIIFLLLIVSFYFPVLQRKVLEQQRLLAIRNFERKRRSRVIVLIHRQESVSFLGLPIARYINIEDSEKVLRAIHLTPEDMPIDLVLHTPGGLVLAAEQIACALKRHKAKVTVFVPHYAMSGGTLIALAADEIVMDPNAVLGPVDPQIGTPHGQYPAASILKALEEPNPNRDDETLILGDIARKAVRQVYQVVFNLVHEKMSEEQAKELATILSEGRWTHDFPLTLEMARELGLPVREGLPDEVYELMDFYPQPFTQRPSVEYIPAPYRPYRRPSSKE, from the coding sequence ATGTTTTGGAATATCATTTTTTTGCTGCTCATTGTAAGCTTTTATTTTCCGGTTTTACAGAGAAAGGTTCTGGAACAGCAACGATTGTTGGCCATTCGCAATTTTGAGCGGAAACGCCGTTCAAGGGTTATTGTACTCATTCATCGCCAGGAATCGGTCAGTTTTTTGGGTTTGCCCATTGCTCGCTACATCAATATTGAAGATTCGGAAAAGGTCTTGCGAGCCATTCATTTAACACCGGAGGATATGCCCATTGATCTTGTCCTCCATACCCCCGGGGGGCTGGTTCTAGCGGCAGAACAGATTGCTTGTGCTCTGAAAAGACATAAAGCAAAAGTAACCGTATTTGTGCCGCATTACGCTATGTCTGGAGGAACGCTGATTGCCCTGGCAGCCGATGAAATTGTTATGGATCCCAATGCAGTTTTAGGGCCGGTTGATCCGCAGATAGGAACCCCCCACGGGCAGTATCCAGCTGCTTCGATTTTGAAAGCGCTCGAAGAACCGAATCCTAACCGGGACGATGAAACGCTTATTTTAGGTGATATCGCCCGTAAGGCGGTCCGCCAGGTATATCAGGTGGTCTTTAATCTGGTGCACGAGAAAATGTCGGAAGAGCAAGCGAAAGAGTTGGCCACGATTCTTTCTGAAGGAAGATGGACACATGATTTTCCCCTGACTCTGGAAATGGCTCGTGAACTGGGTCTTCCGGTACGGGAAGGGCTTCCAGATGAGGTATATGAGTTGATGGACTTCTATCCCCAGCCGTTCACCCAGAGGCCATCGGTTGAATATATTCCAGCGCCGTATCGGCCCTATCGCCGTCCGTCGTCCAAAGAGTAA
- a CDS encoding rod shape-determining protein encodes MWNKRLGIDLGTATTLIYVYGRGVVLNEPSVVAIAKNSNEILAVGREAWEMIGKTPEYITAHRPLREGVISNYEITRRMLSYFIQRVCGKSLFRPDVVICVPSGGTEVEKRAVLDAAYHAGARKAYLIEEPMAAALGAGLDIVGPSGNMVIDIGGGTTDIAVLSLGGVVVSQSVRVAGDKMDEAIIRHLRKKSSLMIGERTAEVIKIEIGWAIPPQEEKTIRVKGRDLVSGLPKEVAVTSSEIYRCLIEPLTAIIETARSVLEHTPPELAADIGEKGICLTGGGSLLRGIDEMFSRALGTPVYVADDPISCVALGAGKVLDHLKALRNGFLFSKERNA; translated from the coding sequence ATGTGGAATAAACGATTGGGAATCGACTTGGGGACGGCAACCACTCTGATCTATGTATACGGGCGAGGGGTTGTGCTGAATGAGCCTTCGGTGGTCGCTATAGCCAAAAATTCGAACGAAATTCTGGCGGTGGGCAGAGAAGCGTGGGAGATGATTGGCAAAACTCCAGAATATATTACGGCTCACCGGCCATTACGAGAAGGGGTAATCAGTAATTACGAAATTACTCGACGGATGTTGTCCTACTTTATTCAGCGAGTTTGTGGAAAGAGCCTCTTTAGGCCGGATGTGGTCATTTGTGTTCCCTCTGGTGGGACAGAGGTGGAGAAACGGGCGGTTCTTGACGCCGCCTACCATGCAGGAGCCAGAAAAGCTTACTTGATTGAGGAACCGATGGCCGCCGCGCTGGGAGCAGGCTTGGATATCGTTGGTCCCTCGGGGAATATGGTGATCGATATCGGCGGTGGGACCACTGACATTGCGGTGCTTTCTCTGGGAGGAGTGGTGGTGAGCCAATCAGTCCGAGTGGCTGGAGACAAGATGGATGAAGCGATTATCCGGCATTTACGAAAAAAATCGAGCCTCATGATTGGAGAAAGAACTGCCGAAGTGATTAAAATTGAGATTGGGTGGGCTATTCCTCCCCAAGAGGAAAAGACCATTCGAGTGAAGGGGAGAGATCTGGTATCGGGTCTACCCAAGGAGGTGGCGGTGACGTCTTCGGAGATATATCGTTGCCTTATTGAGCCGCTGACTGCCATTATTGAGACGGCAAGATCCGTTCTTGAACATACACCTCCGGAGCTTGCTGCCGATATTGGGGAGAAAGGAATTTGTCTTACTGGGGGAGGATCGCTTCTTCGGGGTATTGATGAAATGTTTTCTCGAGCACTGGGTACACCGGTTTATGTCGCAGATGACCCCATTTCCTGTGTGGCGCTCGGCGCAGGTAAGGTACTCGACCATTTGAAAGCACTACGAAACGGGTTCCTTTTCAGCAAAGAAAGGAATGCATAG
- a CDS encoding DNA topoisomerase 3 — MGKKLVITEKPSVASDIAKALGQFENRKEYLEGEEYFVTWALGHLVTLAEPEDYDRKLKSWRLNLLPIIPQTFILKPIEGAEKRLAVIRELLASSEVDGVVNACDAGREGELIFRYIYEFLGGEKPVWRLWLSSMTKEAIRKAFLELKAADEYEFLAHAAKCRSEGDWLVGINGTRVFTTRYKILLSVGRVQTPTLAILVHREREIQEFQPTTYFEVFAEFDSPQGRYVGKWHNGEDRFFEEAKAQEVLDKILGKKGQVSDFSEQKMAEAHPLLYDLTELQRDANRLFGYPAQRTLDIAQKLYEHYKLITYPRTSSRYLSEDLMSQVEKSFSMLERCGFQDFTTGIDPHRSLSDRRIFDRSKVSDHHAIIPTGEEIRWEVLSESEKKVMDLLVRRFLSVFYPDALWMHRTVKTMVDGEKFVSKAKIMLEAGWRRLYREKEDEQGETYLPRLEKGIEVVVEKAWKEEKETKAPPRYTEAALLAAMEGAGRFVEDEELREVLKESGIGTPATRASIIERLIEVGYVEREKKTLFPTPKGIELINLVENIPVFELASPQLTGEWEKKLALMEKGLFQREVFMEEIKKLTVEIVEKVKSQDAGNVRAKMNAPLGQCPLCGAPVYESKKNFFCSRWKEGCSFSVWKQIAGKNLSRRQVQELLLRGRTGKIVGFRSRKGKRFAAYLVLNEGGKVEFEFFQKEGAGVAEEKNKE, encoded by the coding sequence ATGGGTAAGAAACTGGTGATTACCGAGAAACCCAGTGTGGCGAGTGACATTGCGAAAGCACTGGGCCAATTTGAGAACCGTAAAGAGTATTTGGAAGGTGAAGAGTATTTCGTTACCTGGGCCTTGGGACACCTGGTGACCCTGGCTGAACCGGAAGATTATGACCGAAAATTGAAATCCTGGAGGCTCAACCTTTTGCCAATTATTCCTCAAACCTTTATACTGAAACCCATTGAAGGAGCAGAAAAGCGCCTCGCGGTTATTCGGGAACTTCTTGCGTCTTCCGAAGTTGATGGTGTTGTGAACGCCTGTGACGCAGGGCGGGAAGGAGAATTGATTTTCCGTTACATTTATGAGTTTTTAGGCGGCGAGAAACCCGTCTGGCGACTCTGGCTTTCTTCCATGACCAAAGAAGCAATCCGCAAAGCGTTTTTAGAATTGAAGGCCGCGGATGAATACGAGTTTCTGGCCCATGCCGCCAAGTGCCGTTCGGAAGGTGACTGGTTGGTGGGGATCAACGGAACCAGAGTTTTTACCACTCGCTACAAAATTCTTCTTTCCGTGGGGAGGGTTCAGACACCAACTCTGGCGATTCTCGTTCACCGGGAACGAGAAATTCAAGAGTTTCAACCCACCACTTACTTTGAAGTTTTTGCCGAATTCGATTCACCCCAAGGAAGATATGTGGGGAAATGGCACAATGGGGAGGACCGTTTTTTTGAGGAAGCCAAGGCGCAAGAGGTGTTGGATAAAATCCTGGGTAAAAAGGGTCAGGTGAGCGATTTTAGTGAGCAGAAAATGGCTGAAGCCCATCCATTGCTCTATGACCTCACTGAACTTCAGCGAGATGCGAATCGCCTCTTTGGGTACCCTGCACAGCGGACCCTTGATATTGCCCAGAAACTGTATGAGCATTATAAGCTGATCACCTATCCCCGGACGAGCTCTCGATATCTTTCTGAGGATTTGATGTCTCAGGTTGAGAAATCCTTTTCCATGCTGGAGCGGTGTGGCTTTCAGGATTTTACAACCGGAATAGATCCTCATCGGTCGCTTTCTGATCGCCGGATTTTTGACCGGAGCAAGGTTTCTGACCACCATGCGATTATTCCCACTGGGGAGGAAATTCGCTGGGAAGTGCTCTCGGAAAGCGAGAAAAAAGTGATGGACCTTTTGGTGCGCCGATTCCTGAGCGTTTTTTATCCTGACGCTCTGTGGATGCACAGGACTGTTAAGACCATGGTTGACGGTGAAAAATTCGTGAGCAAGGCGAAGATCATGCTTGAAGCAGGATGGCGGAGATTGTACCGGGAGAAAGAGGACGAACAGGGCGAGACGTATCTTCCCCGTTTAGAGAAAGGGATTGAAGTGGTTGTTGAAAAAGCCTGGAAGGAAGAAAAGGAGACCAAAGCTCCTCCCCGGTACACTGAAGCCGCGCTCCTTGCGGCAATGGAAGGGGCGGGTCGATTTGTTGAGGATGAAGAATTGCGGGAGGTTTTGAAAGAGAGTGGTATCGGGACTCCAGCGACTCGGGCCAGCATTATCGAACGCCTGATCGAGGTTGGGTATGTGGAGCGGGAGAAAAAAACGCTTTTCCCCACCCCCAAGGGTATAGAACTCATTAATCTGGTAGAAAATATCCCGGTCTTTGAGCTGGCCTCACCACAGCTCACTGGAGAGTGGGAAAAGAAGCTCGCCTTGATGGAGAAGGGGCTGTTTCAACGAGAAGTATTTATGGAAGAGATCAAGAAATTAACCGTGGAAATTGTGGAAAAGGTCAAATCTCAGGACGCAGGAAATGTACGGGCTAAGATGAATGCTCCGCTTGGTCAATGTCCCCTGTGTGGTGCTCCAGTTTATGAGAGCAAAAAGAATTTTTTCTGTTCTCGCTGGAAAGAGGGATGTTCGTTCTCGGTTTGGAAGCAGATTGCTGGAAAGAATCTCAGCCGACGCCAGGTTCAGGAACTCCTTCTGCGGGGAAGGACTGGAAAAATTGTTGGTTTTCGTTCCCGAAAAGGAAAGCGTTTTGCCGCATATCTGGTGTTGAATGAGGGTGGGAAGGTGGAATTTGAGTTTTTTCAGAAGGAAGGAGCCGGGGTGGCTGAGGAAAAGAACAAAGAGTAA
- the murA gene encoding UDP-N-acetylglucosamine 1-carboxyvinyltransferase, which translates to MAKFRIYGAQPLRGEIEVSGSKNAALPVLAAALLSESPSTVHNVPDLLDVRTMLMVLESLGVKVERVGSRSYTIYPGFLELIEPPYELIRRMRASFLVTGPLLSRFGRAQVPLPGGCAIGSRPIDLHLKGFSHLGVDVSMRSGYIEGWAKELHGGEVYLDFPSVGATENVMMLAATIPEETVIANAAREPEVVDLAHFLSLMGAEIEGAGTDTIVVRGKKHLEGCEYRIMNDRIEAGTFCVASAITRGKVTVKGVDYALLRSILTKLEEIGVQVEKMEEDKIFVTMEERPKATNIKTMPYPGFPTDMQAQFMALLCLADGVSVITETVFESRFAHVGELERMGAKIQVEGRSAVVVGVEKLTGTEVTATDLRAGAALILAALAAEGVTEVNGVTHVDRGYERLEEKLAFLGASIERISD; encoded by the coding sequence GTGGCGAAATTTCGTATTTATGGTGCTCAACCTTTGAGGGGTGAAATTGAAGTCAGCGGTTCGAAAAACGCGGCTTTACCAGTCCTGGCGGCGGCACTTTTGAGTGAATCTCCGTCGACCGTCCATAATGTACCGGATCTTCTGGATGTCCGTACCATGCTCATGGTGCTTGAGAGCCTGGGGGTAAAAGTAGAAAGGGTAGGTAGCCGGAGTTATACCATTTATCCTGGTTTTTTGGAGCTGATTGAGCCTCCGTATGAGCTGATCCGCAGGATGCGCGCTTCGTTTCTGGTGACTGGACCGCTCCTTTCTCGGTTTGGTCGTGCCCAGGTACCTCTTCCTGGTGGGTGTGCTATTGGTTCGCGACCCATTGATCTGCATCTTAAGGGTTTTTCGCATCTTGGAGTGGACGTTTCCATGCGCTCCGGGTACATAGAAGGGTGGGCGAAAGAGCTCCACGGAGGAGAGGTGTACCTCGATTTTCCCAGTGTGGGAGCCACAGAAAATGTGATGATGCTCGCTGCCACCATTCCGGAAGAAACGGTCATTGCCAACGCCGCTCGAGAGCCAGAAGTTGTGGATTTGGCGCATTTTCTGTCGCTTATGGGAGCAGAGATTGAAGGGGCGGGGACGGATACCATCGTGGTTCGGGGAAAAAAGCATCTTGAGGGTTGTGAATACCGGATTATGAATGACCGCATTGAGGCTGGCACCTTCTGTGTAGCCAGTGCCATCACCAGAGGAAAAGTCACTGTGAAAGGTGTTGATTATGCCCTTTTGCGTTCCATATTGACGAAACTGGAAGAGATTGGGGTACAGGTCGAAAAGATGGAGGAAGATAAGATTTTCGTGACCATGGAGGAGCGGCCAAAGGCCACCAATATTAAAACCATGCCTTATCCCGGTTTTCCTACCGACATGCAGGCCCAGTTTATGGCGTTACTGTGTCTTGCGGATGGCGTGAGTGTGATTACCGAGACTGTTTTTGAAAGCCGTTTCGCTCATGTTGGAGAACTGGAACGGATGGGGGCAAAGATACAGGTAGAGGGAAGAAGCGCAGTGGTTGTGGGGGTGGAAAAACTCACCGGTACCGAGGTGACTGCTACCGATTTACGGGCTGGTGCGGCATTAATCCTTGCCGCTCTTGCGGCAGAGGGAGTAACCGAGGTGAACGGCGTCACCCATGTTGACCGGGGATATGAGCGTTTGGAAGAAAAGTTAGCTTTCCTTGGTGCTTCGATAGAACGAATTAGTGACTGA